GAACCCGTCCAGCCCAGCTTGGAGCGGAGGGATTCGAAGTAGGACGAGCCCTTGGGGCGGACCAGGAGCACTCCATCCTTATGCTTGCGTATGAGGGCGGTGTGCTCGGGGCGCAGCTTGAATTGGTTGCGGCCGTCCACGAACATGTTCACTTCTTCGCCGCGGCCCAGGTTGCTGCGTACGCTGATCTGCATGTAGTCCGGCAGGATGAGCGGCCGCACGGAAAGCGAGGTCGGGTTCATGGGCGTCAGCAGAATGGAATCGGCGGAAGGATGGATGATGGGGCCTCCGGCAGAGAGGGAATACGCGGTCGAGCCGGTGGGCGTGGAGACCAGCAAACCGTCCACCCAATAATCGGTCAGGAAGCGGCCCTGCGCGGTGACGCGCAAATCGACCATCTGGTGGCCCATCTGCCCGGTGAAGGCCACGTCGTTCATGGCGATGTCCCGCAGCAGGCATTTGTTGCCCTTGAAGACTTCGACCTCCACCAGCATGCGCCGGCGGAAGCTGTATTCGCGGCGGAGGATCTCATCCAGGATGCGGTGCAGGTTGTCGAGGGCGACGTCGGCGAGGAACCCCACGCGTCCCAGGTTGACGCCCAGGATGGGCGTGGAGGCGCCGTGGACCAAGCGCGCCGCCGAGAGGAACGTCCCGTCTCCGCCCAGGGAAAGGATCATATCGACCTTGGTGCGCAGGAAGGCGTCGGGCTTAGGCCTGATGGTTTGCCGGGCGAAGGGCTTCAAGTACTCGTTCGTGAAGATCTGGATGGAAGGATTCTCTTCGGCCCAACGGGCCAGCAGATCGAGGGCGGGGGCCATGTTCCCGGAGAAAGCCACCGCGCCGATGCTGCGCACCTCCTTCTTCGGGTAGGTAATATGGGTATCGTGCAAGGCGATGGGACCCGGATCTTGCTCCGGGACCGGCGGTACGATCGCCGGCTTGCGCGGGCTCATGGCTTCCCCCCTTGCCTATCCGCGGCCTTATCCGTTCCCTTATCCATTCCCTTTTCCGCTCCCGGCTTCTCCGGCGTTTTTTCCTGGGTCTTATCCTGTGCCTTGTCCTGCGTCTTGTCGGCCGCGGCCAAGCCTGCCATTTGCCCGAGTAATCCCGGATATCGGCCGTCCAAGCACTCCCCATTGCGCAGGGTGGATGCTCCATGCGACTTGAGGCCCATTACCACGGCCGCCAGGGCCAGGCCGGGATGGCCCATGCAATCGTAGGCGCTCCCGTCGTAATCGGATCGTCCGCGGATGACCACGCCGTCCTCGATCTCGCCGATCTCCACTCCCGCGGCCTTCAAGGCGGCCGAAAAGCCTTTCAGCAGATCGCGATCATGCCTGCGCAGGAAGGCGATATCGCGTATCACGGTCTCGCCTTCGGCGAAGGCGGCCGCCACCATGAGCAGGAAGATTTCGTCGCGCATGCCCGCGTGGTTCTCGGCCGCGAAACGCTTGCCGAACAGGTCCGCCGAACGCACGCGCAAGAGGCCCAACCCTTCGCCGTTCCGCTCCCGGCGGCTGATGACCTCGATGTCCGCCCCCATGCGCCGCAGGGCGGCGATGAAGCCGGCCCGCGACGGGTTCAAGGGGACGTTCTCGAGGGTGACGTCCGAGCCTTTGATGAGGGTGGCGGCCAGGCAATATGCCGATGCCAAGGCGATGTCGGCGGGAACGACGTAGGTGATGGGCTTGAGCTTGGCCCCCGCGCCCAGGCGGATACGGGCCTGGGGCTCGCTCTTGCCCGCGGCGCGCATTTGCCGGGCGATACGGCGCGCCAGTTCGTCGCCTTCGGGGGCCTCGTTCTTCTCCGTCCTGATGGGCCCGCCGAATTGGGCCGCCAGGGTTTCCAGCCAATCCGGTCCCGGTTTGGTAAGGGCGAGGTCCAACGCCTGCCCCGCGGCCAGATGGTACGAGAGCAAGGCGAGCTTGGCCTGGAACTCATCCCACCCGAAATCGGCGGGCTTACAAGTCGCCGTCGCCGCGGCGGAAGGATGCAAGAGCGCGGCGACCTTGGGAGTGAGCCCGCTAGGCGCCTGTATCAATAAAGCCTCCGACAGGAGGCTCGCCTCCGACAGGAGGCTCGCATCCGAGGGGAGGCTCGTCTCCGAAGCCAGATTAACCGCCGAAAGAGGAGTTGCCTTAGTGGAAGGCTCCGCCGCATCAGGGTCCGCGGTTTCCGGCGAATCCCCGGCCTCTTCCGCTTCCAGGCGACGCAAGGCGGCCATGGACGGGCTTTC
This region of Fibrobacterota bacterium genomic DNA includes:
- a CDS encoding NAD(+)/NADH kinase, with product MSPRKPAIVPPVPEQDPGPIALHDTHITYPKKEVRSIGAVAFSGNMAPALDLLARWAEENPSIQIFTNEYLKPFARQTIRPKPDAFLRTKVDMILSLGGDGTFLSAARLVHGASTPILGVNLGRVGFLADVALDNLHRILDEILRREYSFRRRMLVEVEVFKGNKCLLRDIAMNDVAFTGQMGHQMVDLRVTAQGRFLTDYWVDGLLVSTPTGSTAYSLSAGGPIIHPSADSILLTPMNPTSLSVRPLILPDYMQISVRSNLGRGEEVNMFVDGRNQFKLRPEHTALIRKHKDGVLLVRPKGSSYFESLRSKLGWTGSRHARDGAVTP